A region of the Drosophila ananassae strain 14024-0371.13 chromosome XL, ASM1763931v2, whole genome shotgun sequence genome:
GTGTGGCCACCAGCCCGGCGGAGTTCCCCAGCACCACCACGGGCGGGCCGGGCCAGGAGAGCGGCACGGGCGCCGGGCCACCGGGGGGTGGATACCGCGGCTTCGAGCCTCCCAGCTCCAGCTCGGTGCTGCCGGCCAACAGCCTGACCGCCAAGGCGGCCACCTGGAAGTCGAACGAGGCGCGCCGCCCCAAGACCTACAACTGCACGGCCTGCAACAAGTGGTTCACCAGCTCGGGCCACCTCAAGCGCCACTACAACACGACGCTGCACAAGAACGCGGTGAAGTCGAGCGGCCAGCCGGACCCGGCCACGCTGCCGATATCGGCGCACCACCACCCCTCGCGGGATCCGGTGACGAAGCCGAGTCGACGCGGCACAGCTGCAGCAGCTGcggccgctgctgccgccgccgctgcggCCGCCTCGGGCGGGaatcagcagcaacaggtgccgccgccaccaccgccgGCGAACGTACCGCCACCGGAGCCGCCCAGAAGTCCACCCGACtatggaggaggaggaggaggcggggTGGGAGCTGCGGGCGGCGCTGCCATGTCCCAGTACTCGGCCTCGCCCTCGCCCACCacccagcaacagcagcagcaccacctcCACCACTCGAACGGCTATGCCAACGGCAACGGCGCCGCCAACGGGTACGGCGGCTACATGCAGCAACAAGTGCAATCAACGACAAACGCTTCACCACAGCACGCTTCCACCAACCAGCAGTTGcagatgcagcagcagcatcatcttcataacaacaacaacaactccgTTTTGAACGGTCACCCAAACGGGCTAGCAGGTCCCTCCGCCccacacaacaacaacaacaacaacaccaccCAAATGCCGTCCTCCCAAATGAGGGGCCTGCTGAACGAAACAACAACCACTCCgccaataataacaacaacaatccaAGCACCACAaacagcaacaccaccaccccaaccaccaacaacaacaacaacaacagtaatGGCGGCAGCTATAAAGAGCGAGCTAATGGAGGACAGCAaccacactcacactcacacccaCATGCACTCCctcacccacacccacacccacatgGCCACCCACACGCACagtcgcagcagcaacagctcaATGGCCAcggaggaggcggaggaggagcaggagctggcgGATCCGGAGGAAGATCACctgcagcatcagcagcaggcagcggcggcagtggcggcggcggagCAGCAGGCATATCTGCTGGCGGCGCGGCAATACCACAGCAGCACCCCCATcaacagcaccagcaacatcaacagcaacagcagcagcagcaacagcaacagcaacagctgcAACACCAATCCCAGCacgcccagcagcagcagcaactcgCCCCTTACTATCTACCAACAGGAGCCGCAGGTAACGGATTTCTCGCGCACCACCCCGCCGCCGCAGCTGCTGCCGCCTATGGGAATGCTGCCGCATATGGCAATGGACTACAACATGCTGGCTTTGGATATGCCCATGCCCATGCACACGCTCATGCCGCCCAGCATGCCCAGTATGCTGCAgtgcagcagcaccagcaccacgCCGCTAGCtactaccaccaccaccagtaTGCAGGACACTATGCAGCCGCTGCAGCCAGCGCAGCTGGTGTCCCACTACCACCAGGCGGtgctcccgctcccgctcccgctccccCCTCATCATCAACGCCAACCGGAGCAGCATCAGGAGGAgcatcatcagcagcagcagcatcgggAGCTTCTCCAACTggatcagcagcagcagcaggcgctAATCCTGGCGCAGGGGGACAATATGCCGCACAGCAGCAGTTCACCCACCAGCAGCTCCCCACCGCCGCTGcagcagccgccgccgcccaCCATGGGCATGCCCATGCCGCAGCAGCCgctcaccaccaccaccacagcgccgcagctgctgccgctgccgctgcagccgccgccgccgcacATCACCAGCACCATGCCCATGCCGCCCACCATGCACATGCCCATcatgccgccgccgccgccatgCTACCAACAGCTGCAGCCGCTGGATCCCACAATGAGCTATCACACTATTATTGGTAGTGGGGCCACCACCTCGACCACCGAGGCCACCTCGGCCGACggcggagcaggagcaggagcaggagcgaCTGGGTATCCGGGCAACCATCACCAGATCACCACCAGCGACGGCCAGATCCTGCAGCTGATGCCCGCCTCCCTCTTCTCCCCGTACGCCCCACTGTCGCCGTACTCGGTGGCCGCCCAGCGGTCCCCGCAGGAGGGCGACCTGCCCCCGATGCACACCCTCACCACGGCGCTGCACGCCCACCAGCAGGCCCAGCAGGAGGCCCAGACCCCGACGCTCACCGTGCTGGCCACGCCCTACTCGCCCACGGTGAGCAGCTCGCGGGCCACCCCCGCCCTGGAGCTGGAGCACGGCCTGGCCACGTTGATACACCACCAGCAGATGGATCCCCATCTGGATCCGTACCAGctccagcaccagcaccagcagctgGAGCAGATGCAGCATCTGGATCAGCATCCGCAGCACCTGGAACAGCAGCAtctggagcagcagcaacttgAGCATCAGCAGCAACTGGACcaacaccaccagcagcagcagcagcaacatcagatcCTGTCCCAGCCGCCGGCGAAGAAGCGACGCAGTGGCGCCACACCATCGACAACGACCACCAAGCGTCGGCGCAACAGCAGCGTGGGCTCCACCTCGCCGCACTCGACCACGCTGCCGTCGGGCAGGATCAAGTGTCTGGAGTGCGACAAGGAGTTCACCAAGAACTGCTACCTCACGCAGCACAACAAGAGCTTCCACTCCGGTGAGTACCCGTTCCGGTGCCAGAAGTGCGGCAAGCGCTTCCAGAGCGAAGACG
Encoded here:
- the LOC6503169 gene encoding box A-binding factor isoform X2; protein product: MASMKTEMPPLHAAEALAAASSDSGGGGVGGAGGGGATGGGGPGSVVGGSPPATPNATISAAADSSDNQPGTPQPPQQQQQTQQQQQQAQQQQQQAQGMGADPQQQQQASGITHQPYATHHMYSSTAGQQQQQQVQQQQQQQQQLYGGLYGGEMQHQQQGYASSYINSYEQFYQQQQQQQQQGSEYAFGGVGLGGVADYGKSTAGVRYHPYLQTPTSGLSGMPAAASATAEDAVSAPSAVSTTTAAMSPRVVSSSSPTSTSSHLQLGSGSGQTPGSPGGAGGGGCKLQCKKCGILTTNESELQEHIANVHGESPYGSSGYASSPYIKEEMPTPQPPNGGASAANPGELLDLDSQKMVYHQQLLQQQQQQQHEAITGLPLGALPDPLHSMQSMQQRALHSWEQQQPQQAVEGLPPYMQQGLGVGLGLGVGVGVGVEKSPYYSPKQSPYHQTAIKQEYGAHAMIKSEYPDSQHYVDKSFDPTAAGGGAGELCGSVATSPAEFPSTTTGGPGQESGTGAGPPGGGYRGFEPPSSSSVLPANSLTAKAATWKSNEARRPKTYNCTACNKWFTSSGHLKRHYNTTLHKNAVKSSGQPDPATLPISAHHHPSRDPVTKPSRRGTAAAAAAAAAAAAAAASGGNQQQQVPPPPPPANVPPPEPPRSPPDYGGGGGGGVGAAGGAAMSQYSASPSPTTQQQQQHHLHHSNGYANGNGAANGYGGYMQQQVQSTTNASPQHASTNQQLQMQQQHHLHNNNNNSVLNGHPNGLAGPSAPHNNNNNNTTQMPSSQMRGLLNETTTTPPIITTTIQAPQTATPPPQPPTTTTTTVMAAAIKSELMEDSNHTHTHTHMHSLTHTHTHMATHTHSRSSNSSMATEEAEEEQELADPEEDHLQHQQQAAAAVAAAEQQAYLLAARQYHSSTPINSTSNINSNSSSSNSNSNSCNTNPSTPSSSSNSPLTIYQQEPQVTDFSRTTPPPQLLPPMGMLPHMAMDYNMLALDMPMPMHTLMPPSMPSMLQCSSTSTTPLATTTTTSMQDTMQPLQPAQLVSHYHQAVLPLPLPLPPHHQRQPEQHQEEHHQQQQHRELLQLDQQQQQALILAQGDNMPHSSSSPTSSSPPPLQQPPPPTMGMPMPQQPLTTTTTAPQLLPLPLQPPPPHITSTMPMPPTMHMPIMPPPPPCYQQLQPLDPTMSYHTIIGSGATTSTTEATSADGGAGAGAGATGYPGNHHQITTSDGQILQLMPASLFSPYAPLSPYSVAAQRSPQEGDLPPMHTLTTALHAHQQAQQEAQTPTLTVLATPYSPTVSSSRATPALELEHGLATLIHHQQMDPHLDPYQLQHQHQQLEQMQHLDQHPQHLEQQHLEQQQLEHQQQLDQHHQQQQQQHQILSQPPAKKRRSGATPSTTTTKRRRNSSVGSTSPHSTTLPSGRIKCLECDKEFTKNCYLTQHNKSFHSVSYRSRQPRSFAQRRIKI
- the LOC6503169 gene encoding box A-binding factor isoform X1; its protein translation is MASMKTEMPPLHAAEALAAASSDSGGGGVGGAGGGGATGGGGPGSVVGGSPPATPNATISAAADSSDNQPGTPQPPQQQQQTQQQQQQAQQQQQQAQGMGADPQQQQQASGITHQPYATHHMYSSTAGQQQQQQVQQQQQQQQQLYGGLYGGEMQHQQQGYASSYINSYEQFYQQQQQQQQQGSEYAFGGVGLGGVADYGKSTAGVRYHPYLQTPTSGLSGMPAAASATAEDAVSAPSAVSTTTAAMSPRVVSSSSPTSTSSHLQLGSGSGQTPGSPGGAGGGGCKLQCKKCGILTTNESELQEHIANVHGESPYGSSGYASSPYIKEEMPTPQPPNGGASAANPGELLDLDSQKMVYHQQLLQQQQQQQHEAITGLPLGALPDPLHSMQSMQQRALHSWEQQQPQQAVEGLPPYMQQGLGVGLGLGVGVGVGVEKSPYYSPKQSPYHQTAIKQEYGAHAMIKSEYPDSQHYVDKSFDPTAAGGGAGELCGSVATSPAEFPSTTTGGPGQESGTGAGPPGGGYRGFEPPSSSSVLPANSLTAKAATWKSNEARRPKTYNCTACNKWFTSSGHLKRHYNTTLHKNAVKSSGQPDPATLPISAHHHPSRDPVTKPSRRGTAAAAAAAAAAAAAAASGGNQQQQVPPPPPPANVPPPEPPRSPPDYGGGGGGGVGAAGGAAMSQYSASPSPTTQQQQQHHLHHSNGYANGNGAANGYGGYMQQQVQSTTNASPQHASTNQQLQMQQQHHLHNNNNNSVLNGHPNGLAGPSAPHNNNNNNTTQMPSSQMRGLLNETTTTPPIITTTIQAPQTATPPPQPPTTTTTTVMAAAIKSELMEDSNHTHTHTHMHSLTHTHTHMATHTHSRSSNSSMATEEAEEEQELADPEEDHLQHQQQAAAAVAAAEQQAYLLAARQYHSSTPINSTSNINSNSSSSNSNSNSCNTNPSTPSSSSNSPLTIYQQEPQVTDFSRTTPPPQLLPPMGMLPHMAMDYNMLALDMPMPMHTLMPPSMPSMLQCSSTSTTPLATTTTTSMQDTMQPLQPAQLVSHYHQAVLPLPLPLPPHHQRQPEQHQEEHHQQQQHRELLQLDQQQQQALILAQGDNMPHSSSSPTSSSPPPLQQPPPPTMGMPMPQQPLTTTTTAPQLLPLPLQPPPPHITSTMPMPPTMHMPIMPPPPPCYQQLQPLDPTMSYHTIIGSGATTSTTEATSADGGAGAGAGATGYPGNHHQITTSDGQILQLMPASLFSPYAPLSPYSVAAQRSPQEGDLPPMHTLTTALHAHQQAQQEAQTPTLTVLATPYSPTVSSSRATPALELEHGLATLIHHQQMDPHLDPYQLQHQHQQLEQMQHLDQHPQHLEQQHLEQQQLEHQQQLDQHHQQQQQQHQILSQPPAKKRRSGATPSTTTTKRRRNSSVGSTSPHSTTLPSGRIKCLECDKEFTKNCYLTQHNKSFHSGEYPFRCQKCGKRFQSEDVYTTHLGRHRTQDKPHKCDQCPKQFHHKTDLRRHVEAIHTGLKQHMCDICEKGFCRKDHLRKHLETHNRPRVVGKKSAAAAAAAAAAAAAAAAAAAAATTATSAATAAGAGGVTSTVTGAAPGTIKAAFARALTATSAAASPTSVLTSASHPRQSLKRPIDDVAADDDSLLEDEEDAMEMKMIEEEEELEEELEDEELDEDLMIKQEFVEEEFQTIEMY